The following coding sequences lie in one Crassostrea angulata isolate pt1a10 chromosome 10, ASM2561291v2, whole genome shotgun sequence genomic window:
- the LOC128166747 gene encoding regucalcin-like isoform X1 yields MYSVITVALALSQYGWFTVFTCKDNGPEQRLLPVYLYLGFCITSKDLGRLEMSVEVVVKNSCQSIGEGPHWDDRTNSLLYVDILSNDVHRWIPDTGNDEKIHLDDSVGFVVPCRKGGYIVGLGRSLSHVDWDSRKITKLHEVDKGTKNRFNDGKCDPRGRVWAGTMGYESEPANPERERGSLFRLDVDGSLHACVNKINISNGLAWTADNKTMYYIDSLPRKVYGFDYDSETGNISNQRVVVDFGEGTIPTLGYPDGMCIDTEDKIWVACYGAAKIVRFDPTTGKQLKTVDIPAIRTTSCCFGGKNFDELYVTCGVQGSTEEEREKYPMTGSVFRVTGLGVRGRPANVYEG; encoded by the exons atgtattctGTGATAACCGTCGCATTAGCACTATCACAATATGGCTGGTTCACCGTGTTCACCTGTAAAGATAACGGCCCAGAACAACGTTTATTGCCAGTTTACCTTTATCTCGGATTTTGTATTACTTCTAAGGATTTGGGTAGATTAG AAATGTCTGTCGAAGTGGTGGTCAAGAACAGCTGTCAGTCAATAGGGGAGGGGCCACACTGGGACGACAGGACGAACTCGCTGTTGTATGTGGACATTCTGAGCAATGACGTACACCGATGGATTCCAGACACCGGGAATGACGAAAAAATACACCTAg ATGACAGTGTAGGGTTTGTTGTTCCGTGCAGAAAAGGGGGCTATATTGTGGGTCTGGGTCGCTCGCTATCTCATGTCGATTGGGATTCCCGGAAGATCACGAAACTTCACGAAGTAGACAAAGGAACAAAAAATCGGTTTAACGACGGCAAATGCGACCCGAGGGGAAGAGTATGGGCGG GAACCATGGGATACGAATCGGAACCAGCCAATCCGGAGAGAGAAAGAGGATCTTTGTTCCGATTGGATGTTGACGGTTCTCTTCACGCATGCGTAAACAAGATCAATATATCAAACGGTCTTGCGTGGACTGCAGACAACAAAACCATGTATTACATCGACTCACTCCCCCGGAAAGTGTATGGCTTTGACTACGACAGTGAGACGGGCAATATAA GTAACCAGCGCGTGGTCGTGGATTTTGGAGAGGGGACAATCCCCACCCTCGGGTACCCAGACGGCATGTGTATTGACACAGAGGATAAAATATGGGTTGCTTGTTACGGCGCCGCGAAAATAGTTCGATTTGATCCAACAACTG GTAAACAATTGAAAACTGTTGACATTCCTGCTATAAGAACAACTTCTTGTTGTTTTGGCGGGAAAAACTTCGATGAACTGTATGTGACGTGTGGCGTGCAGGGATCAACGGAGGAGGAAAGAGAAAAGTATCCGATGACTGGGTCGGTTTTCCGGGTGACGGGTTTAGGAGTGCGGGGGCGCCCCGCCAATGTGTATGAAGGATAG
- the LOC128166747 gene encoding regucalcin-like isoform X2, which translates to MSVEVVVKNSCQSIGEGPHWDDRTNSLLYVDILSNDVHRWIPDTGNDEKIHLDDSVGFVVPCRKGGYIVGLGRSLSHVDWDSRKITKLHEVDKGTKNRFNDGKCDPRGRVWAGTMGYESEPANPERERGSLFRLDVDGSLHACVNKINISNGLAWTADNKTMYYIDSLPRKVYGFDYDSETGNISNQRVVVDFGEGTIPTLGYPDGMCIDTEDKIWVACYGAAKIVRFDPTTGKQLKTVDIPAIRTTSCCFGGKNFDELYVTCGVQGSTEEEREKYPMTGSVFRVTGLGVRGRPANVYEG; encoded by the exons ATGTCTGTCGAAGTGGTGGTCAAGAACAGCTGTCAGTCAATAGGGGAGGGGCCACACTGGGACGACAGGACGAACTCGCTGTTGTATGTGGACATTCTGAGCAATGACGTACACCGATGGATTCCAGACACCGGGAATGACGAAAAAATACACCTAg ATGACAGTGTAGGGTTTGTTGTTCCGTGCAGAAAAGGGGGCTATATTGTGGGTCTGGGTCGCTCGCTATCTCATGTCGATTGGGATTCCCGGAAGATCACGAAACTTCACGAAGTAGACAAAGGAACAAAAAATCGGTTTAACGACGGCAAATGCGACCCGAGGGGAAGAGTATGGGCGG GAACCATGGGATACGAATCGGAACCAGCCAATCCGGAGAGAGAAAGAGGATCTTTGTTCCGATTGGATGTTGACGGTTCTCTTCACGCATGCGTAAACAAGATCAATATATCAAACGGTCTTGCGTGGACTGCAGACAACAAAACCATGTATTACATCGACTCACTCCCCCGGAAAGTGTATGGCTTTGACTACGACAGTGAGACGGGCAATATAA GTAACCAGCGCGTGGTCGTGGATTTTGGAGAGGGGACAATCCCCACCCTCGGGTACCCAGACGGCATGTGTATTGACACAGAGGATAAAATATGGGTTGCTTGTTACGGCGCCGCGAAAATAGTTCGATTTGATCCAACAACTG GTAAACAATTGAAAACTGTTGACATTCCTGCTATAAGAACAACTTCTTGTTGTTTTGGCGGGAAAAACTTCGATGAACTGTATGTGACGTGTGGCGTGCAGGGATCAACGGAGGAGGAAAGAGAAAAGTATCCGATGACTGGGTCGGTTTTCCGGGTGACGGGTTTAGGAGTGCGGGGGCGCCCCGCCAATGTGTATGAAGGATAG
- the LOC128166089 gene encoding uncharacterized protein LOC128166089 — translation MEIPDELLVCGFCHSRLESPKLLPCLHTICGNCVTEKRDSLDQCPTCHQAIEGLDKVGALPDDNFSRSIIEFSKTKDDTTGVELESLPELLKELETQQNGVKISLKKIKLRSEESSYHAFKNEREFSKIKRKAETDIREKITSLKNRFEKYLQEKEATMMHELDQALDEEEFELSQSVIWNQSVMRSIENKEEILEKCNLQSIKSQPKALAYKNVLEEMNNHLTKIGGSISLKTPPKLEVSFKYNQEIEEVFTKPLGVVEANKPGRIIAEDETNLRVELPSAPPFANYPYKNAEYQRTFPTLLPEDNKGYVVGITWIPPDRLVLVDKWNSKLKLYHESGDLFNVMVFSGGEPTDIVYTKCTNFRHFFIVTIPSGRLLLQVAVEDKIMRISSRITTLTGYTSISYDKRCSRLIGGVCQPYGSPRIDIINSNGTVEFTIASDIQQRPYFICPRSIDIFQHGIISGCDWQKNRILFISRDGTIRGSFHGTSDFPLLNPVGTTLDGRDHLLVADCKRNKIHIVSSNGTHLGSYDTAANVDGPREINAISDGNSSKLAVSHGAGFISIYHLTD, via the coding sequence ATGGAAATTCCGGACGAACTGCTGGTGTGCGGATTTTGTCACAGTCGTTTGGAGTCCCCAAAGCTTTTGCCATGCCTTCACACTATCTGTGGCAATTGTGTTACAGAAAAGAGAGACAGCCTGGATCAATGCCCTACCTGTCATCAAGCTATAGAAGGATTAGATAAGGTGGGTGCGCTTCCAGACGACAATTTCAGTAGAAGTATAATAGAGTTTTCAAAAACTAAAGACGACACTACTGGTGTAGAACTTGAGTCCCTCCCAGAACTGTTGAAAGAATTGGAAACTCAGCAAAACGGAGTCAAAATCAGCCTGAAAAAGATAAAGCTGCGATCTGAAGAGTCCAGCTATCATGCATTTAAGAACGAAAGGGAGTTCTCCAAAATCAAAAGAAAGGCAGAAACGGATATCAGGGAAAAAATCACTTCGCTGAAAAATCGATTTGAGAAATATCTTCAAGAAAAAGAGGCCACCATGATGCACGAGCTAGACCAGGCTTTGGATGAAGAGGAGTTCGAACTTTCTCAATCCGTCATCTGGAATCAGTCCGTTATGAGATCAATTGAAAACAAAGAAGAGATtttagaaaaatgtaatttgcAGTCCATCAAATCCCAACCCAAGGCACTGGCATACAAAAATGTCCTAGAAGAAATGAATAACCACTTGACCAAAATAGGGGGATCCATCTCACTGAAAACTCCCCCAAAGCTAGAGGTGAGTTTCAAGTATAATCAAGAAATTGAAGAAGTCTTCACAAAACCGTTAGGGGTCGTTGAAGCAAACAAACCAGGAAGGATAATAGCTGAAGATGAAACCAACTTGAGAGTTGAGTTGCCCTCTGCCCCGCCATTTGCAAATTACCCTTACAAAAATGCAGAGTATCAGAGAACATTTCCGACTCTTCTGCCAGAGGATAACAAGGGGTATGTCGTGGGAATAACTTGGATTCCTCCAGATCGCCTGGTTCTTGTTGATAAATGGAACTCCAAGTTAAAGCTGTATCATGAAAGCGGTGACCTGTTCAATGTGATGGTATTTTCTGGTGGAGAACCTACAGATATTGTGTACACCAAATGTACAAACTTCCGACACTTTTTCATTGTAACAATCCCGAGTGGGCGGCTTTTGCTACAAGTGGCCGTTGAAGACAAAATAATGAGAATATCAAGCCGCATCACAACCCTAACTGGCTACACAAGTATTTCCTACGACAAGCGGTGCTCCAGGCTGATCGGCGGGGTATGCCAGCCTTACGGTTCGCCGAGAATAGACATCATCAACTCCAACGGGACAGTCGAGTTTACAATCGCCTCCGACATACAACAACGACCTTACTTTATCTGCCCACGATCCATCGACATCTTCCAGCATGGCATTATTTCCGGATGCGACTGGCAGAAGAATCGAATACTCTTTATTTCTCGAGACGGAACCATCCGGGGATCTTTCCACGGAACTTCGGATTTCCCTCTCCTGAACCCTGTCGGCACAACTCTTGACGGAAGGGACCATCTTCTGGTTGCAGATTGCAAGAGAAACAAAATTCACATCGTGTCATCTAACGGCACACATCTTGGGAGCTATGATACAGCAGCTAACGTGGACGGTCCTCGAGAGATCAACGCGATTTCGGACGGGAATTCCTCCAAACTGGCTGTTTCCCATGGAGCTGGATTTATAAGCATTTACCACCTCACCGACTAG
- the LOC128166736 gene encoding regucalcin-like codes for MSVECVIQNAAKTVGEGPHWDDVTNTLLYVDIYVNAIHRYDPDSGKDERIVLDGTVGFVVPAKKGGLIAGVGRCLVHVDWDSKKVTKLHEVDHGLQTRFNDGKCDPQGRVWAGTMGPPKPDIPSMKKIGSLYCLDLDGSLRTVIQEVGISNGLAWSEDGKTMYYIDSTPRQMYRFDFDGSTGKIGNKTVFIDNSGKSMPEFGLPDGMTLDTEGNAWVANFFSRKVVKYSTKTGEPMQSVEFPASRITSCCFGGKGLNELYVTTSAYEAPEEEMKEFPLSGSLFRVKGLGVKGFPANVYEGSVTVQ; via the exons atgtctGTTGAGTGTGTCATACAGAATGCGGCAAAAACGGTGGGGGAAGGACCTCATTGGGATGACGTCACCAATACTCTATTATACGTAGATATTTACGTAAACGCTATCCACAGATATGATCCAGACAGTGGTAAAGACGAAAGAATTGTCCTAG ACGGCACTGTGGGATTTGTGGTTCCCGCAAAAAAGGGGGGATTGATCGCTGGAGTAGGACGTTGTCTGGTCCACGTGGACTGGGACTCCAAGAAAGTGACCAAACTTCACGAAGTGGACCATGGACTGCAGACACGCTTCAATGACGGCAAATGTGACCCCCAGGGAAGGGTCTGGGCAG GAACCATGGGCCCCCCAAAACCAGACATTccaagtatgaagaaaatcggAAGTCTGTATTGTCTGGATTTAGACGGTAGCTTACGGACGGTGATACAGGAAGTGGGTATTTCTAACGGACTGGCTTGGTCAGAAGACGGAAAGACAATGTACTATATCGATTCTACTCCGCGGCAAATGTACAGATTTGATTTCGATGGTTCCACAGGAAAAATAG GGAACAAAACTGTGTTTATTGACAACTCAGGCAAGTCCATGCCCGAGTTTGGTTTACCGGATGGAATGACACTGGACACCGAGGGGAACGCCTGGGTCGCCAACTTCTTTAGCAGGAAAGTCGTCAAGTACAGCACGAAAACAG GTGAGCCCATGCAGTCTGTGGAATTCCCAGCGTCAAGAATAACATCGTGTTGTTTTGGAGGAAAGGGTTTGAACGAACTTTACGTAACAACGTCTGCTTATGAAGCACCGGAAGAGGAAATGAAAGAGTTTCCCTTATCTGGTTCCCTCTTCCGGGTCAAAGGATTAGGGGTCAAAGGTTTTCCCGCCAATGTTTATGAAGGCAGTGTAactgttcaataa
- the LOC128166738 gene encoding uncharacterized protein LOC128166738: MGLLQSCFAKNNKVGVMKEEAEVYEKVRRAMVTEDVTEKKGGLAFGLTFVSEEEPKMPPRRLTELKKENFEKWRDDQEKVQSQKQKLAQQRREEALIQKKIEVAHKEMERLEKYVNLCVQ; the protein is encoded by the exons ATGGGATTGTTGCAGAGTTGTTTCGCAAAAAATAACAAGGTGGGAGTGATGAAAGAGGAGGCAGAGGTGTACGAGAAGGTGCGCCGTGCAATGGTCACTGAGGACGTGACGGAGAAGAAGGGTGGGCTGGCCTTCGGTCTGACGTTTGTCTCTGAGGAGGAGCCAAAGATGCCACCACGCAGATTAACAGAGCTCAAGAaagagaattttgaaaaatggcGGG ACGATCAGGAAAAGGTCCAGTCCCAGAAACAGAAGCTGGCTCAGCAGAGAAGGGAGGAGGCCCTCATCCAGAAGAAGATCGAAGTCGCTCATAAAGAGATGGAGAGGCTGGAGAAATATGTCAATCTCTGCGTCCAATAA